Proteins encoded in a region of the Populus alba chromosome 13, ASM523922v2, whole genome shotgun sequence genome:
- the LOC118028145 gene encoding uncharacterized protein, with product MFLEKGSMQSNLDCFLHCTTPRVQSQFLAKSETRNLNRLWHPWERDTVEYFTLGDLWNFYDEWSAYGAGIPIVLNNDETLVQYYVPYLSAIQIFTSNSSVNSFREDTESGDGETRDSFSDSWSNESVTDKVCRSDGCSSEEGGSEQDNPWPINDRLGRLYFEYFERSTPYGRVPLMDKINEFARRFPGLMSLRSVDLSPASWMAVAWYPIYHIPMGRTIKDLSTCFLTYHTLSSSFQDMDVEDDIGSPEKKRKEGEIITLPPFGLATYKMQGKLWVSGNGGRDQERLVSLLSVADSWLKQLTVQHHDFDYFTGIKGG from the exons atgtttcttGAAAAAGGGTCAATGCAATCAAACCTTGATTGCTTCCTTCATTGCACAACCCCACGAGTCCAATCTCAATTCCTCgcgaag agTGAGACTAGAAATCTAAACAGATTATGGCACCCATGGGAGAGAGACACAGTGGAGTATTTTACGTTGGGTGATCTATGGAATTTTTATGATGAATGGAGTGCTTATGGGGCTGGAATTCCTATTGTTTTGAACAATGATGAAACTTTGGTTCAGTACTATGTGCCTTATCTATCTGCAATCCAAATTTTCACAAGCAATTCTTCAGTCAACAGTTTCAG GGAAGACACCGAGTCCGGTGATGGCGAAACGAGGGACTCCTTTAGCGATTCGTGGAGTAATGAGAGTGTGACTGACAAGGTATGCAGGTCGGATGGATGCTCATCAGAGGAAGGAGGGTCAGAGCAAGACAATCCTTGGCCTATAAATGATAGATTGGGGCGACTATATTTTGAGTACTTTGAGAGATCAACTCCTTATGGAAGAGTTCCTTTGATGGATAag ATTAATGAATTTGCTCGACGATTTCCGGGTTTAATGTCATTGAGAAGTGTAGATCTTTCACCAGCTAGTTGGATGGCTGTTGCTTG GTATCCAATCTATCACATTCCAATGGGAAGAACCATAAAGGACCTGTCCACATGTTTCTTGACCTACCACACCCTCTCATCATCTTTTCAAG ATATGGATGTAGAAGATGACATCGGGAGCCCAGAAAAGAAGCGAAAGGAAGGGGAAATCATCACTCTCCCTCCGTTTGGTTTGGCCACTTACAAGATGCAGGGGAAGTTGTGGGTCTCAGGCAATGGCGGCCGGGACCAAGAGAGGCTAGTCTCACTTTTAAGTGTGGCAGATTCATGGCTAAAGCAACTGACGGTCCAGCACCATGACTTCGATTACTTCACGGGGATTAAGGGTGGCTAA